In a genomic window of Cydia fagiglandana chromosome 8, ilCydFagi1.1, whole genome shotgun sequence:
- the LOC134666869 gene encoding uncharacterized protein LOC134666869, protein MARAQEMASSLSKGSLASLQCPSCTNVTRRRPGNLSPSNGAVSDKTNNNAQAVTLDSISRLLDQKLAPSSTLMTNLRESLRADIKEMLAFEVDKSVQALKNEFTVTTDHISACQSDLQASLTAKVNEFKCLENKYQSLQNDMIALQSRLKTMEHMSRNLNVEIQAVPEGRHENLLELFNTLCASLGLQIADSDVRACRRVAKINPSSPRPRNIIVTLASPRLRDTLLSAAHRFNKANSSVKLGTTHMGLQGDHSRIYVAEHLSPECKKLHAAARSFAKDRGFKYVWVRNSQVYIRKCDNSNAVHIRDEKSFNNFDSSDKQV, encoded by the coding sequence atgGCACGCGCGCAAGAAATGGCCTCCTCGTTGAGCAAAGGGTCACTCGCCTCCCTTCAGTGCCCTTCCTGTACAAACGTCACGAGACGCAGACCAGGCAATCTGAGCCCCTCGAATGGCGCTGTGAGtgataaaacaaataataatgcCCAAGCCGTCACCCTTGACAGCATCAGCCGCCTGCTCGACCAAAAACTTGCGCCATCTTCAACTTTAATGACCAATTTGCGTGAGTCCCTTCGGGCCGACATTAAAGAAATGCTTGCCTTTGAGGTCGACAAATCTGTTCAGGCATTAAAGAATGAATTTACGGTAACCACAGATCACATATCTGCATGTCAAAGCGACTTGCAAGCCTCATTGACTGCTAAGGTGAATGAATTCAAGTGCCTCGAAAATAAATACCAGTCGCTACAAAATGACATGATAGCCCTTCAGTCTCGCCTCAAAACTATGGAACATATGTCAAGGAACTTAAATGTGGAAATTCAGGCGGTACCTGAGGGTCGTCATGAAAACTTGCTTGAACTGTTTAACACCCTGTGCGCCAGCCTAGGCTTACAAATAGCAGACAGTGATGTGCGAGCCTGCCGTCGTGTAGCGAAAATCAATCCTTCCTCGCCCAGACCCCGCAACATAATTGTGACATTGGCCTCACCCCGTCTGCGTGATACCTTGCTATCTGCTGCACATAGATTCAACAAAGCTAACTCATCTGTCAAACTCGGCACCACTCACATGGGTCTTCAGGGTGATCATTCCAGAATTTATGTTGCCGAGCACCTATCGCCAGAATGCAAAAAATTACATGCAGCCGCCCGGAGCTTTGCTAAAGACAGAGGTTTCAAATATGTGTGGGTCAGGAACAGCCAGGTTTACATTAGAAAATGTGACAACAGTAATGCTGTACATATTAGGGATGAAAAGTCATTTAATAACTTTGACAGTAGTGATAAGCAGGTATGA